The genomic stretch GCCAGGCGTCGATCCATTTCGGCGAGACGGGCCGGGTCCAGACCCAGTGGGCCGACGGCAGGGGGGGAGGGGGGGTGCTGCTCATGCCTGGCGCCTCCCTTACATGCTGAAGCGCGGCCCGAGGTAGAGGTCGCGCGTCACGGGGTCGTTGATGAGGAAGTCGCTGGTGCCGTGGCTCTCGACCTTGCCCTCGTAGATGAGGTAGGCGCGGTCGACGACGGAGAGGGTTTCCCGGACGTTGTGGTCGGTGATCAGGATGCCGATGCCGCGCTCGCGGAGGGAGAGGATGATCTGCTGGAGGTCGAAGACGGCGAGGGGATCGACGCCGCTGAAGGGTTCGTCGAGGAGGAGGATCGAGGGCTCGGTGACGAGGGCCCGGGCGATGGCGAGGCGGCGTTTCTCGCCGCCGGAGAGGGTGAGGGCGAGGTTGTTGCGGAGCCCTTCGAGGCCGAAGTCGAGGAGGAGTTCCTGGCACCGTTCCTCGCGCTCGCTCTCGTCGAGGGGGAGGAATTCGAGGATCGCCATGAGGTTCTCCTCGACGGTCATCTTGCGGAAGATCGATTCCTCCTGCGGGAGGTAGCCGAGGCCCCGGCGGGCGCGGCGGTACATCGGCATCTTCGTGACGTCCTCGCCGTTGAGGAAGACGCGCCCCTCGGTCGGCGGGACGATGCCGACGATCATGTAGAAGGTGGTGGTCTTCCCCGCGCCGTTCTTGCCGAGGAGGCCGACGACTTCGCCCTTCCTCACCGAGATCGTGACGCCGTTGACGACGGTCCGCCCGTCGTAGGCCTTCACGAGCGATTCGCCCCGGATCAGTTCCTCGGCGTCGTGGACGGTCTCGACACCGGTTCTGGCAGCCGCGACGGGCGTCGGCTCATTCACCGCTTCAATCGCCGGGGCGGGCGTTTCGAGCGGAGTCTCGGCCGGAACCTGGGCCTCGGGTTCCGCCTGGGGCGCGACGGCGCCGGGAGGCGGTGTTTTGGGAACGGGAGGGGTCTGTTCGGGTTCCGAGGACATGGGCTTCTAAGTTGGGGCGGGGCCGGAAAAAGGCAAGCCCGGCCCGGTTACGCCGCGTGGCCGGTCAGTTCGGCCATCTCGGCGGTGACCTTGTCCCACTCGCTGATCTTCTGGTTGAGCGTCGCGCCGGTCTCGGAGAGCTTCCGGCTGATCTCGGCCCCGCCGCCGTTGGCGTCGTAGTTGGCGGTGTCGGCCATGAGGGCGGTGAGCTCGGCCTGCTGGGCTTCGAGGTAGGCGATCTCCTTCTCCACGGCGACGAGGCGGGCTTCGACCTCCTTCTTGACCTTGGAGCGGGCCTGCCGGGCCTCGGCCTCGGCGCGCTTCTGTTCCTTGGTCTTGAAGACGGAGGGGCCGTCCTGCTTCTTCGCCTCGGCGGGGGCCTCGGGACGGGCGTTCTCGCCGATGCCGCCGGCGACGAGGGCGGCCTTCTCGGAGACGGCGCCGCTCTTGTCGAGGTAGTATTGGTAGTCGCCCGCGTAGCGGACCGGCTTGCCGCCGTGGATGTGGACGACGCTCTTGGCGAGGGCGCGGATGAAGTAGACGTCGTGGCTGATGAAGATGAGGGTGCCGGAGAACTGCTTCAGCGCCTCGATCATCGCGTCGATGCTCCCCATGTCGAGGTGGGTCGTCGGCTCGTCCATGAGGAGGAGGTTCGGCGGGTCGAGGAGGAGCTTCACCAGGGCGAGGCGGCTCTTCTCGCCGCCGCTGAGGACGCTGATCCGCTTGAAGGCGTCGTCCCCCCGGAAGAGGAAGGAGCCGAGGACGGTCCGGGCGACCTGCTCGGAGACCGGCTTCTCGCAGGTGAGGATCTCCTCCATCACGGTCCGCTTCGAGTTCAGCATCTCGACGCGGTTCTGGGAGAAGTAGCCGACCTTCGTGTTGTGGCCCAGCTCGCGGAGGCCCGCCTGGACGGGGAGGGCGCCGGAGAGGAGCTTCAGCATCGTCGACTTGCCCGCGCCGTTCGGCCCGACGAGGACGATCCGCTCCTCCTTCTCGACCTCGAAGTTGAGGTCCTTGTAGACGACGTGGTCGCCGTAGGCGTGGTCGACGTTCTTCAGGGTGATGACGCGCTGGCCGCTCGGCTTCGGCTGGGGGAAGCGGAAGCCGATGGTCTTCTCGGTGCCGAGGGGGGCCTCGATTTTCTCCATCCGCTCGATCTGCTTCAGCTTCGACTGGGCCTGGGAGGCCTTGCTGGCCTTGGCGCGGAAGCGGTCGGCGAAGTCCTGGAGGCGCTCGATTTCCTTCTGCTGGTTCTTGTAGGCCGCGAGCTGGCGTTCCTCGTCGGCGGCCTTCTGGACGACGTAGTCGTCATAGTTGCCGCGGTACCGCTTCAGCCGCCCGTGGGCGACGGCGACGACGGCCTCGGTGAGCTGGTTGAGGAAGTCTCGGTCGTGGGAGATCATCAGGATCGCCCCGGGATAGCCCATGAGGTAGTTGCGGAACCAGCCGACCGACTCGAGGTCGAGGTGGTTGGTCGGTTCGTCGAGCATCAGGAGGTCGGGCTCCATGACGAGGAGGCGGGCCAGGTGGGCGCGCATGACCCAGCCTCCGCTCATCGTCCGGGCGGGCTTGTCGAAGTCGGCATCGCGGAAGGCGAGGCCGGAGAGGATCCGCTTCGCCTTCGGCTCGAGGGCGTGGCCGCCGAGTTCGGAGAAGAGGCCGAGGGCGTCGTGGTAGGCGTCCTCGCTTCCCTTGCCTTCGGTCTCCCATTCGAGGATCACCTTCTGGAGGCGGCCGATCTCGGGGGTGATCGCGGTGGCGAGCTGGAGGATCGTCTCCTCGCCGACGGGGGCGGTCTCCTGCGGGAGGAAGCCGAGGGTGGTCCCCTTCTCGCGGACGATCGTCCCGTCGTCGGGCTCGTTCAGGCCGAGGATCAGGGAGAAGAGGGTCGACTTGCCCGCGCCGTTCGGGCCGACGATGGCGATCCGCTCGCCGACGTTGATCTGGAGGGAGACGTCCTCGAAGAGGGTGCGGGAGCCGTAGGACTTCGAGACGCCGGAAAGGGTGAGCATGGGACTACTTTCCTTCGATCCAGCCGGTCATGAAATCCTGGCGGAGGACGGGGTTGAATTCGACGAAACGCTGGGTCGAGATGCCCTCGACGGCGAAGGGGTCCCCGGCGCAGAAGGCCTGGAGCTCCTCCAGGGTCTCGGCGCGGGCGAGGAGGATGCCCCCGGCGGCGGCGACCTGGGGGCCGGAATAGAGGAGGATTCCCTTGTCGAAGCCGGTCTGGAGGTAGGCGCGATGGGCGGGCCGGTGGGCGGCGATGGTTTCTGGGGTGGCGGAGTAGCTGAGTTCGACAAGGAAATGCTTCATGGGGACGGGGTCAAATTTGAGTGCGCCGTCGGGAAACGGAACACAGTGAAGGGTTACCTTAGGTTAACCCCTCCAGGTGTGGCAAGCCGCAAGCGGCTCTCTCTTTCCGGCGGCAAAAAGAAGCCCGGACGGCCCTGATCGCGTGAGGCGAATCAAGGCCGTCCGGGCGGAATGACGCCGAGGTGGGGGCTTTAGGGGTTCGCCGTGCCGGAGGAGGCGCTGGTGTCAGGGGCGGCGGGGGTCGAGGCGTCGGAGGGGCGGGGCGGCGTGGGGACCGGGGGCGGGTTGGTCTCAGAGTTCACGGCGGGGGAGGGAGGAGGGGGCGGCGTGACGCTGCTGTCGTTGTTCCGGTTGCACCCGCCGAGGGAGACGGAAACGGTGAGGAGGGCGAGGCCCAAGAGTTTCATCTTCATGATTTCGGAGGTGCAACTCGCATGCCCGGGGGAAGGCCTCCCGACGTGGGCCTTTCCCATTCAAGCGGATAGCGTTCCGGGGGGGAGAAAAGAGATCGCAGCCGTTCCTTGAATGCCATGCATTACTCGGTTTCGGCAGGCATAATGCAATGCCGCTCTTAAAGAGGTTTCGGGCGTGGATGCTGAATGGGAGGCACTTAACCCCCGTGAAAACCTTTGGCATGCCCCATGCACCTCGTGTGTATGAAAAAGGCAACTCCGACAAAACGTACGTCCTCCTCCTCTGCCGCCAAGCCCGCGCCCCGTGCGAG from Verrucomicrobium sp. GAS474 encodes the following:
- the lptB gene encoding LPS export ABC transporter ATP-binding protein — encoded protein: MIRGESLVKAYDGRTVVNGVTISVRKGEVVGLLGKNGAGKTTTFYMIVGIVPPTEGRVFLNGEDVTKMPMYRRARRGLGYLPQEESIFRKMTVEENLMAILEFLPLDESEREERCQELLLDFGLEGLRNNLALTLSGGEKRRLAIARALVTEPSILLLDEPFSGVDPLAVFDLQQIILSLRERGIGILITDHNVRETLSVVDRAYLIYEGKVESHGTSDFLINDPVTRDLYLGPRFSM
- a CDS encoding ABC-F family ATP-binding cassette domain-containing protein, which translates into the protein MLTLSGVSKSYGSRTLFEDVSLQINVGERIAIVGPNGAGKSTLFSLILGLNEPDDGTIVREKGTTLGFLPQETAPVGEETILQLATAITPEIGRLQKVILEWETEGKGSEDAYHDALGLFSELGGHALEPKAKRILSGLAFRDADFDKPARTMSGGWVMRAHLARLLVMEPDLLMLDEPTNHLDLESVGWFRNYLMGYPGAILMISHDRDFLNQLTEAVVAVAHGRLKRYRGNYDDYVVQKAADEERQLAAYKNQQKEIERLQDFADRFRAKASKASQAQSKLKQIERMEKIEAPLGTEKTIGFRFPQPKPSGQRVITLKNVDHAYGDHVVYKDLNFEVEKEERIVLVGPNGAGKSTMLKLLSGALPVQAGLRELGHNTKVGYFSQNRVEMLNSKRTVMEEILTCEKPVSEQVARTVLGSFLFRGDDAFKRISVLSGGEKSRLALVKLLLDPPNLLLMDEPTTHLDMGSIDAMIEALKQFSGTLIFISHDVYFIRALAKSVVHIHGGKPVRYAGDYQYYLDKSGAVSEKAALVAGGIGENARPEAPAEAKKQDGPSVFKTKEQKRAEAEARQARSKVKKEVEARLVAVEKEIAYLEAQQAELTALMADTANYDANGGGAEISRKLSETGATLNQKISEWDKVTAEMAELTGHAA
- a CDS encoding YciI family protein, translating into MKHFLVELSYSATPETIAAHRPAHRAYLQTGFDKGILLYSGPQVAAAGGILLARAETLEELQAFCAGDPFAVEGISTQRFVEFNPVLRQDFMTGWIEGK